One Perca flavescens isolate YP-PL-M2 chromosome 16, PFLA_1.0, whole genome shotgun sequence genomic window, acacacagggtgaaaagaggagctgcagcaatgtgcagtacaacaaaaatatggtggatttctgaaaattaaaccacatgaACCTATTCTGgcacaacctctaaatacaattatgaacctgaaaatgagcataatatgagcactttaaaacctGGGCAAACAACACACGCATGCAATATTCTGCATGGCTAGATACAAATTTCCGCAACTGAGTATTTATTTTTCCCCTTGGATTGCAGTGTTGCACTCTACAACGCTGTTGGACTCACATTACACagataaaaaaggaaataaataaataaatcggtGCTGCAGACACAGATATGTCTGCTTCTTTTATTCCTCACATTCTTCTTCCTAATAATAGGCtggcgcctacattacccaccaTGCAACTCTTTTGTTGATTAGCTTTGACCCTGATCCAATAGTATCCATCTACAGCACACCTAAAAATCAAGCAATCTATTGTTCTGCTTACTGTATATGCTTAATTGTATCCCTTTGACAGTGAAAACACTACAGACGCAGTTAAGGTCGGCTGCAGGAGAGTTGCAGAAGTGCACACATGGTTTGAGTTTCTGCAGCTGTGGAACAGGATCCAAGCAGCACACTCTGTACAGAAAGCAGATCGCTCATTCCACGACAGCCATGGCAGGGAACTCGCttgaaaagtaataaaaacgaCTTCCAAGGCCGATACTCCCTggatttacataggctacaatTTATCTCCTGTCCCTGAAGTGCAGCACAGCCAGCCAATGCTGCGTCATAACAGCTGCAacaaagaatagaaaaaaagagaaaaaaaaaaatatctttgcaGTATTCAAATGATATGCGATTAAttccttctctctgtgtcttgttCCCTACAGTCCTCCCCGAGGTCCAGCCACACCTCACCAGCTGTGCCTCTGCCAACATGGAGACTTTCCGCTGCCGATGGAACACCGGGACATCCCAGAGCCTCTCCCAGCCAGGAGACCTGCGCTTATTCTACATTATCAAACTGTAAGGGGGATAACTTGACTTGAACAGAAGTATGTGCTTTTTTTCCTGTGCGTTCAAGgtataacagaaaaaaaaagaaaagagaagaggcctgtaggtttatttatttattccctTTTATTTGGATACCAGGCAGAGTACAAATAATGTAGTCATTACTCAagaactaaaaataaaatccttttATAATATCATATAATCATCCAAAACAATATGAAATGTAATAGTccaaattgcaatatattttggaaatatttcacatactcaacatactgtacattaatgaAAACCAGAACACACTTCATTATCATGTACataagccgctttccgaccggaaAGCggttttgcagttcctagaacataaaattcctagaactcttttttttttttttttttttttttttttctcttgttcagactggaccaatttggggctTTTTAAGTCCCTCTggccgcagttcctgtaactctttcagctcctccTTCAGAGCAGGGTCTTTtcgctgttcccttttcagcataggGACCTAGGTCAACAAGGGCCGAgtttccggtacagacagaccaacaatgggacaattttcgccatcttattcattacaaaattcacttctgacaacgttttaggcgagaaatgaactgttaACATTTTGAATATCGGCAGACTTGCGCAAATTGATgccaaattgacaatttgcttcaaagttttcagaggtgagaagctccatgaagtgagGCGACAGTCGGCAGGCGCCTGCCCCGGCCGCAAGCTCGCCGCTCGGCCATGTCCTACTCAGAAACCCCGCTGtgagctggaggtctctcagaccgctctcgttaataagaggcttttatttggCCGTTGACagttcgtttgtttaaatatcccaacacatgtccatcataagattaacgggaacctgtggttaactgtcttttcggagttaaactccacaagcgtgCCCTGCGGGCTTGACAACCTCGCTGTCCGgccgtctctctctcacacactctctctctcacacacacacacacacacacacacacacacacacacacacacacacacacacacacacacacacacacacacacacacacacacacacacacacacacaccgcagccggcagaggcgggggagagagagatacccgtttctctttgggagacttgtttaaattatgacaaatatgctatatacattagattttgtatgtagttcatacttttttggtgtatttgttttctgattgtaacgctataaagaccgttgcTGTGTTTGCATTAGGCTACTCCCTTACcactcctatagtccctatggccacctggccagtgcgaatgcaaattgaaaaaactgttttgggggagagtagttagaaGAAAtatgttcctgtaactacttggttgGAAAGCGGCTATTTATGTACAAATACCCAATGCTTAGATTGAAATaactttgtttactttttttaagaACATTCTCAGAATTGTTCTGGGCACTATAGTTTTTAAACCAACTTTAGCTCTACTGAGTATGCTGTCACTTTCTCAAAACgcattatttaattaaaacaatacatttgaaCACAACCCCTATAATGTTATAGATTTGTTTGATTAATCACGGTTTTTAGTTGAAATTGTCCCGAATTTgctaacagacatttatttacagtacacatttttcaatgcaaaagaaaaaaaaataatgttgccTACTTGTAGAgtaaaaatactgttaaatTCCCCAGATTAATTCTGAGAAAAACTTTAACATTTATGCCATATTatgttaattatatatatttatatatataatttttttaagataattgttTAATCTTCAAGACTTTAATTGAGTCCAATCAAATCAGGACTCTGTGTAGCCCATACTCATACAACCTAAATGTCATCTTTATATCTCATAATCTAATGGTATGGCATGAAATTTACTGAGCACATTCATGTCAACATTAGGAtgaatagtttttattttaccaaCCCCATGACTTCTCCTTAACCATCACCATCAAGGCAAACTTAACATTAACATAGCCCTCACTACTggacttaaaggtgcactatgagttcatGCATGGTTTCAGTgcgatttcatttttgtctcaaatcgtaggcatctctccttgatccgctagctgcctgccccctgaatacactgggaaaaagcccggtctcgggagacaacacgaGGGTCGTGAACgtcaaacactaggggcacaggctgtgcaccaaaatacaacaaaccattccaaataaacaaaaacatttacttgtaatgtcaacagaagtgacgtcaTGCAGGAACTCGTAGTGCACCTTTTAAATTAGCTAATGTAAACCTAACAAGTAACAGCTTCGAGTAGATTTTCTGACTGAATGAAGAGCTGTTTCCGGTCACTTCCTTCTGTTCATGCTGTTTTTATAGACCACATAttgtaccccccccccccctcccttcagACCCCCCGACAGTTCTCCCAAAGAGTGGCGGCAGTGTCCCCACTACAGCACTGACAGGCCGAACGAGTGCTTTTTCAACGAGAACCACACGTCCATCTGGACATCTTACAGCATCCAGCTTCGCTCCAGGGATCAAGCCCACCTCTATGACGAGAAGCACTTCCATGTTCAAGACATCGGTGAGTTTACTGCCTCCGTGGCCTGCACCCCTCTGTCACGATCCAGATGACAGaaagttgatttaaaaaaaaaaaaaaactccacgtGAGGTTTTATCATAGTCCaccagtggtggcctaaaggttagagaggcaagcttgtgaccgggaAGTCGTTGCAGTCGTCAATCGGCTTacttggataaataaaggttaaataaaaataaattaaaaagaaaacagtttaTTAGGCGAAGATAAAAGTATGGCATGGTTagcagctaaatatgtcttctccTGCCACAATATAAGGCAAAATAGAGAAGTCTATATATAatcattattattctttttatgttttcattattatttcaaCATACCTTTTCATGGCCATGCACAGTACTTTATTATCTGCAATTATATCATAATTATCctgtttactgtttttattatatCGTGTATTTACTCCTTGTCGTTGTTTGTTATCTAACATGCCTCCAACCATGAATATCTGTGTGTAAACTGTagtaattagggctgcacaattaatcacaactTTATcgaaatcaaaatatggactagtgcaatatccaaatcacgGGGGGGCCATTTTTGTTAAAGgctaaatatgtgtcaaaccattctgaatgaagtactgtggtgctgcagagacgtcccggcctacagatcctatcctacagactaaagaaaaaaatctttgtttggtacaccAATATGGTGAATCCTATCGCAATCACAatgtcagtcaaaataatcgcaattacaAAAtgtcctcatatcgtgcagccttaGCGGTAATACACTGTTAAGTTCAAACACTGCCAGGCAAATTCAAAAGAGGATTGCACGGCTTTTGCGGCTGCTAGGTGCACAGGTGAGACAAAAAGAAACCATGTAACTGTCAACGCAAAGAGTGAAATGGGCCCCTAACTCGGCGCTCCTGTGCTATTTGCACGCATTCATGTAAGGTTGCCGCAAAATTGGCCCCTTTCTATGCAAATGAGTCAATTCCCAAAGATCCGTGCTAATGGCCACACGCAATTACATTGAAATGCTTCTTCAGGGACTTGGTGGTAACTGAAGCACATTTATAGGCAGTGTCCTCTGCTTCAAGTCATGCCATCTTATTCAACAGTCTAAAGGTTTGAAAACCAACAGCACTAACGAACTGGGATACTAAATCCCAAATACGGTTTCTCTCGGTCATTATAATTCCTTGCCTCTGCACCTCGTCGGCCAGAACCTGTAGCTTGCGGTCTAacaaatttcatttttatttttaaagggcaAATTGCACTCCGCTGCAAAACTTTATGGCTCTATTTGCGCTGTAATATTATTAGCGCAATATCTTTTGTGAACCGGGCCCTGAGACGGGGCAGATATATTCATTGTGCGATCAGCAGCCGCAATCCATTCTTTTTGAATTCTTTGAGTCTTGTTCAATTGCTGACGATCCAACTATTGTTTCCCGGCCTGCAGTGCAACCGGATCCTCCAGTCGGCCTGAACTGGACCGTGCTGAATGTGAGTTTGACCGGCACCCACTATGACATCATGCTGAGCTGGAAGCCGCCTCAGTCGGCAGACGTGGAGATGGGATGGATGACGCTGCAGTACGAGGTCCAGTACCGCGACGTCAACTCTAACCAGTGGGAAGTGGTGGGTGTGTCCttaattttgtgtttgtgtgtcaaatAACAACTtcagttaaagggtaacttggGTATCCATTTTTTCCCATattgtttgtgtctaagtgactaccGGGAACCTTTTTTTAGCCCAATATTAAGCAAGACCGCTGCAATGTAACTACTCTGGGCTTTTGTGCACCGTCAATttctgtccactaaaagtgctgtttttgcgaCTGAccggctcagattattattctatgGACAGAAAGAGTAAGCTCTTTTTAGTTCAACCAGAAACAGTCCTGAACTCGCCAAtgccaaactcaccagactccatttaagtAAACAATGATTTTAGCTtgtaaagtgctgtttttgccactgacggGCTCTGATTATCATTCCAAGAAAGGTAATTTTTCatggcctttattgacaggacagcttgaagacaggaaaggggaaagagacATGGGGGACGACAGGGCTGTGGGTaggattcgaacccgggccgctgccaaAGACTCTGCCTACTTTGGGTACTGGGTTAGCTACAGGTTTCCACGCGTAAggtcctttttgtttaaccagaaacagccccgaaatcgtCAAACTCACCAGACTCTATTTAAATGAACAATAATTTTAAGTTGTATATAttgagcggtggatttttgcaaatttcactacaggctgtaggtggtgccagaggagccagactttttttttcttttttaattacctgcctaatgtagttctactggaacatagggtcagtttcagcaaatgtgacagatagttagttttataagtcttacttATAAGACTGCATCTTTAaggatttatttcaaccaacacAGAGTGGTCATTGTTGGAATAGAAGCAAGTCCAACCAAGACGCCGTTTGATAgtttcattatgtttttgtcGACTTTGAATAAAGGGagttttacaataataaaatgactgtttatttaaatggagtctagTGGGTTTGGCGATAGCAATTTCAGGGCTGTTTTATGTCAAacaaacgttaacgttacattgcagcttgtctCGCCGCTGTCGACTGCAGCAACcatgctcaatactggaccaatttcaaagattgttgttcccatcagtcactcagacacaaaaacataggaaaatagggtccaatTTGAGAAAACCCCTTTAAGTTACCCTTTTAAGTTGAGTTTTAGTATTCTATTAAATCATACTTTTAGGTACAACAGTCCAAGAGTCCAACACTTTAATGTACATTGATTTGATTTTCATAGTCAACTTTTTTATATTGTCAAATGGAACATAAATGTTTGTTAGAAGAGAGGAGGGTGATGCTGCAACACTGCTTCTGGTAATTGAACCTTATTTTCTTCACCACAGGTCGACCTTGTGAAAAGTACAAAGTGCTCCGTTTATGGACTTCAAACTAACGTCAATCACGAGATTCGGGTCCGGTGCAAAATGCTCGCTGGGAAAGAGTTTGGAGAGTTCAGCGACTCTTTATTTGTGCTCGTCCCGTCTAAAAGTAAGCACTCACTGCCTGGATAGACGAGGCTGTCAGACATGCTGTTATGAAGGTTTTTCAATTTTACATTAAACCTTGAGAGGTCTATTCACGGTGATGCTCAGCTGCAGCCTTCGCTGAAAAGCTCCCGCCTCCTTTCACTGAGCATCCGAATCATTACATGAAAAGAAATATTCCAGTTATTACCTGTGTGAGCTTCTCAACGCTGTAATCAGAACATGTACCAGTAGCCAACGTGTGAATCCAGCTCCATTTCATCACTAAATAGCGATAATTTTACATTGATGAAAACGGTAAGCCATAGCCATTGCACAAAAACCAGCAGAAGAACAAATATCTCAGTATTAACTATCTTTTTATAGACATGTCAATATTACTTAAAGACTCTTCTGTCCtgctgcagtaaaaaaaaagttagaagTTGATTCAAGGTGTACCGGAGACGTTTTTAGAGCCCCAACAGTcatttcctgtatctgtgtcacatgGGTTTTCGCCACTGCCTCGCCTTTTAAGTAGACTACCGGCAGGTCCTGAGTGAAGTGATCGTGATCGtcccatagtcaccaaagtaaatattggaatattttttttttagaagccacatatctccaggACATTCTCACACTAAAACACAGATAAGCTAACGTCAACTAATGTTCGCTAACGCTTTGACACAACTTATTCTCGTAACGGTAAATAGGGTTTTTGGCCGTGTAAATATCTAATGATAGCAGAAGAAAGTATTTATCAATTATGCCAAAATAACtcttcatccatccacacaacgTTCACTACACTTTCAAACAAGGCCACTGCCATTTAGGAGACAGGCAGTGTGTaccatttaaagtgctcatattatgctcattttcaggttcataattgtatttagaggttgtaccagaataggtttgtGTGGttaaattttcagaaaacaccataaatgtgttttattgcacattgctgcagctcctcttttcaccctgtgtgttgagctctctgttttatctacagagtgagacatctcacttctgttccatctttgttgggagtcgcacatacttctagccagtcagaagcagagtatgagggcgtgccacgctagcagctaggcgagcattacaacgtgtgttacaaagtaaccacgtctgtctctgaagtaaaggctggactacaatagagctgtttggagcagttggtgaacagtgttttctgttggagatggtaagtccctttggggtggactttgggctttttcactttgtaaacctataacatgcacaaaaagatatataatacagtaaaggaaaggggaaaagccaaaaagcataatatgagcacttgaaTACCATTGGCGCAGCGTGTAATGCTCTTTAgttatagagaatctttgggCGTACCTCCATTTCTTTACCCAAATAAAGATGGCAGCTGTAAAAGAAGGCTGCTTACTGCATTAAAAGACTTGCTATCTcttggctctgtgaggctgtacttagtgctttgagctaaatgctaacatcatcATGCAAACATGCTCACAAGGCCAATGCTAACACGCTGATGTTTGCTCGCAGGCATAATGTTCATTTCAGTTtagcatattagcatgctaaaattTGCACAGCTGAGGCGgatgggaatgccattagttttgcaggtatttggtcctAAATCAAAGTATGGGGACTACAAATTACACTTCACCACGCATGTCAAGTGGTGGACTAACTGAATGACCAAAAAATTCTGTTTGTAAGAGATGCACAAACTTTTCTGCTGTGAATCTGATGCTGTGCacaaagcattgaaaaaaatgttataAGGAAAATGCACAAGATGATACAATACAGTAGCAATTATGAAAGATGCTAAATATTTAGTATCAGAGAAAGGTACAGGTCTGAATCGGGTTATTCTAAAGTCCCTTTCAAACAGCACCCTCATTAAAAACAGTAAATGCAAAGGCAATTTTACATCAGCCTCATATCGGAGTAAGCGCCTGAGCCACTTGTACAGAACATTTTATGTCTGAAGGACAGAGCCTCTACATTAGAAAAATAAGCgatgttatttatttcatatctGAAAAGAGCTTCTTGGATGCATGGATTTGTCAACAGGAACCCTAAACATAGCCTTTCATGGCCCGTTTTTCaataaacactttatttatattgatGATATCCAATGTAATGTATGAAGTACATACGTAatttgtgtgcatttctttCCCCAGTGTCGAGCTTACCAGTGGTGGCCTTGCTCGTCTTGGGTGCCCTGTGCTTAGTGACCATCATGATGTTAGTGATCATATCGCAGCAGGAAAAGTGAGTATTTCACAACCATCCGGATTTCTGTGCAGGACTAGAAGGTTTTGAAAAGCTTAGAGAAATGAGGAAGTGCAGTCTGCTGCTCTGTGAGCTAGACCTTGAAAATCAGCCTCAGTGTCTGTCTCATGAGGGGTGTCTTTCAAAGCTATTAAACAGTGAGACATCCTGTACATCTGCTCAGCTATGTTTATActgaagtgtgttttttttattgctattcatttgtttttgttttttttatttccctaaGGTTGATGGTTTTTCTTTTGCCTCCTGTTCCTGGACCTAAAATAAGAGGAATTGACCCTGAACTACTCAAGGTATTTATCTCAATGTTATTATGCAGGACCATGCCTTGTCCTAATTTATTAGTACACTCTGTATTAAAGTGATTCTTCAGCTTAAATGGAACAGGGAAACCATTTTCAGAAAACGTTCACCCTTTTGACTTAATtttgtacgttttttttttaaaaataaaagaaaataaaaaccttGGTCTGTCGATTTGGTCATCTGTAGATTTTGTCATCATTCCCAACTTTGAAAATTAAAACTTAAAGAATGATTTCACCATAATCACACAATTCCACAACACTTTTAGGGCTGACCGTTTTCTAAAAGACACCATTATAGCGGTCTTGAAGAAACTCGCTAGCCTAGCAACAATAAACACTACAAACCACCCATAATGCTTTTCACTTCaagtccaaggtgatgtcttgttttgtcagtcCAAAAACCCCCCCCGAAAATGATCAGTTcaatatgatataaaacagaaaaaagagcagGAGACGTTGACAACagcattttctgccatttttgcgTGAAAAATTAcgggccgggttggctcagtgggtagagcgggcgcacatgtactgagagaTAAACCGGAggtgtgacgatttcctgcatgtcttcccccacTCTCTCCCCCTAGCTGTCTTGTCAAAAATTAAAGCCGGGAAAAAAAGCCtccaaaaaaattacttctACGACAAATCGGTTATCAAAATAGCTGccgatgatttttttttttctctcggtCGACTAATGGATTAGTCGGCTCTAATCGTGAGCTTGTTTCATCGCACTCGCAACATATGAGGTATATCTTAACGCCATCGTATCGACTCTCTTTCTTTACCGCAGAAAGGGAAGCTGCGGGAGTTGACATCCATCCTGGGCGGCCCTCCCCATCTGAGGCCGGAGCTGTACTACAACGACCCGTGGGTGGAATTCATCGACCTGGACATGGAGGAGCAGAACGAGCGACTGACGGACCTGGACACGGATCGTCTGGTGGAGTGCTCGCTGTCCTCCAGCAACTCTCCCCCGTCCATCGGCTTCAGAGACGACGACGACTCGGGCCGGGCCAGCTGCTGCGACCCCGATCTCCCCAGCGAGCCGGAAGCGTCGCCGTTCGTTCGTCTGATCCCGAACCAAACCCGAGGCGAGGACCCGTCGCGCCCGCCCGCCCGCGAGCCGAGACCCCCGGCCCAGAGCCCCGCGGCCGGGGAGCCTCGGTCTGTAGCGCCGGGCCGAGAGGCGCTGTACACCAAAGTGAGCGAGGTGAGGCCGTCTGGCAAAGTGCTGCTGTCGCCCGAGGAACAGACCGGCCGAGACGCCGAGAAAGACGCCGCGGCGCAGAAAGAGACCGACAAaaaccagttccggctcctggTGGTGAATCCGGATCGCGGCGGTTACGCCTCGGAGCTCGACGCAGGGAAAATGAGCCCCGGATTGTCCATGGGAGACACGAGCGAACCCTGCCAGACAGACGGAGACTTGAGCTATTCACCATCCCGCGAATCGGATGGCAACCCCATGTCCCCTCTTTCCCCCGCGCCTGTCTACACCGTGGTCGAGGGTGTCGACAGGCAGAACAGCCTTTTACTGACTCCCAACTCGACACCAGCCCCCCAGCTGGTAATCCCAAAAGTCTTGCCGACGCCAGGCGGCTACCTGACCCCTGAGCTTATGGGAAGCATCACGCCCTAGGTCAGCGGTGAACTTGCAAAAAGTTAAAGACTTTTCAATCCAAGGCACGGATAAGCTTAGAGACCGTCTTTATTAAGGGGGCCCAAGGTTGAGTGTTGAATATCAGAACTTGGAAGACATCTGTGCCCCGCCCCCCAACACGGCTGTAAAGGGTTTGTTGGAGGTTTGTAAAAATGTGGGTTTTTTTCAGCAAAATGGCAAAGAGAAAATCTTATCATTCATAGGGTCTGGCATCGTTTGGATTCTAACAATTCCGATTCTGATTCTTCTTTtggattccggttcttatcaatTCCCATTCTCTGAGGGAGGGAGTtgaatttttttccccctaacTAATTTTACTGTAGTTTCAGCTCAAGTGGTTAGTTTGGTTCCGTTCGTCTTCTCATTTTCAGCGTAGCTCGTAATCGCTAGGCACGTGGCTAACAGTTGTCTGACACATCACAACTTActgttcatgggaaatgtaggattagcACCACAAGCAAGTGTTGTCAGATAAAGATTACGTTTCCAAGGCTAAAACGCACAAAACCGCCCCACGGATCAATCCGGAAACACTGACTTGTCGCATCGTTTCTGCACCCTGCCGATGCAAACAGACACCTCGCTTCATTCATCACCAGACAAATTGGctagaaactttaaaatgttaccaatttaaagccctgactgcaacacaacaagcccATGGAAGTACGTTGGCCGCCGCGGAGACCCAAACTTGCGCATTAAACTTGGATCCGATGATCAGATTCGAAACCAAATTTTCCAAAcgatttcattaaaaaaactaaatattccATTGGAAACATAACGTTTGAAATGACTCCCAAGTTGtaaccggttctcgatgcccgtCCCTATCATTTGGAGTCAAATTTCTTTCTAAtgtccaat contains:
- the ghrb gene encoding growth hormone receptor isoform X1, yielding MIPPQLNTMAAALLKLFFFLHTFAASALESASERVLPEVQPHLTSCASANMETFRCRWNTGTSQSLSQPGDLRLFYIIKLPPDSSPKEWRQCPHYSTDRPNECFFNENHTSIWTSYSIQLRSRDQAHLYDEKHFHVQDIVQPDPPVGLNWTVLNVSLTGTHYDIMLSWKPPQSADVEMGWMTLQYEVQYRDVNSNQWEVVDLVKSTKCSVYGLQTNVNHEIRVRCKMLAGKEFGEFSDSLFVLVPSKMSSLPVVALLVLGALCLVTIMMLVIISQQEKLMVFLLPPVPGPKIRGIDPELLKKGKLRELTSILGGPPHLRPELYYNDPWVEFIDLDMEEQNERLTDLDTDRLVECSLSSSNSPPSIGFRDDDDSGRASCCDPDLPSEPEASPFVRLIPNQTRGEDPSRPPAREPRPPAQSPAAGEPRSVAPGREALYTKVSEVRPSGKVLLSPEEQTGRDAEKDAAAQKETDKNQFRLLVVNPDRGGYASELDAGKMSPGLSMGDTSEPCQTDGDLSYSPSRESDGNPMSPLSPAPVYTVVEGVDRQNSLLLTPNSTPAPQLVIPKVLPTPGGYLTPELMGSITP
- the ghrb gene encoding growth hormone receptor isoform X2, which produces MAAALLKLFFFLHTFAASALESASERVLPEVQPHLTSCASANMETFRCRWNTGTSQSLSQPGDLRLFYIIKLPPDSSPKEWRQCPHYSTDRPNECFFNENHTSIWTSYSIQLRSRDQAHLYDEKHFHVQDIVQPDPPVGLNWTVLNVSLTGTHYDIMLSWKPPQSADVEMGWMTLQYEVQYRDVNSNQWEVVDLVKSTKCSVYGLQTNVNHEIRVRCKMLAGKEFGEFSDSLFVLVPSKMSSLPVVALLVLGALCLVTIMMLVIISQQEKLMVFLLPPVPGPKIRGIDPELLKKGKLRELTSILGGPPHLRPELYYNDPWVEFIDLDMEEQNERLTDLDTDRLVECSLSSSNSPPSIGFRDDDDSGRASCCDPDLPSEPEASPFVRLIPNQTRGEDPSRPPAREPRPPAQSPAAGEPRSVAPGREALYTKVSEVRPSGKVLLSPEEQTGRDAEKDAAAQKETDKNQFRLLVVNPDRGGYASELDAGKMSPGLSMGDTSEPCQTDGDLSYSPSRESDGNPMSPLSPAPVYTVVEGVDRQNSLLLTPNSTPAPQLVIPKVLPTPGGYLTPELMGSITP